The sequence TCATGACTTCTCAGCCTAAGGCAGCTCCTACATAGAGATAATGGGGAAACACTGTTCAGAGTCACTAGCATAAGGGGAGGTTGTTCACACCTTTGTGTTAAAGAATTTGTACACATGACCTGGCGAGTACAAATTATTGACCTCAAAGTATTACGATGTAACATATTATTTAaaggaataaattataataaaaataattataattttgactactaataataaaattggttctcattaaaattcttattatgcataataattttaagtacaTATGACGTCATCGATTTGTATGTAccaattgtattttttttaggaatttcaaacaaatttatgACTAGTTAATCATTGTTATTGCTTCTTTCcataattaaatttgttatagtGAAGTTTAGTTCAAACAAAGAgtaattactaaagaaatcatATCTGAGTGCATGGACGGggtaataaatttaaattacgcGCGCTTTTCAGTGTGACGCACAGTTTTTCGTTTGGCGCCTAAACTAACAAAAAAGGCGGGTGTTGGGTACGCGTTATCAGCGATAGGATTCACTGGACATCAATGCGATAGACAGAAGTACGTAAACAAggtattgaaaatttttaaaatttcaacggACTTCTGTTGCACATATATATCCgtatataaaaacatgtctCAGCCGTCAGTAACAGCGTACTTTAATACGCGCAAACGACAAGCAACTGACGATTTGCGAAGCAAGGCAAAAGTGTTGCTTCTTGAACGGGATCAATCAAAATTAGCGAATAGCCAGAATCGGAATTCACTGAATAAAGATATTTCCGAATCATCCGAATCACTAACTTCAATAAAAGAGGAAAACACAATGGTTACGAGTCCGAAAATGATTCTCGTCTCAGGAAAAGAGGTAACGAATACTCGTATTGTGAAATCTAATTCTGCCGTTCGTAATATACAATTCGATTCCTCTAAACCAAATACTCAAAAAACATCTAAAAGCAATCCTCGAGTCCGAGCTGTACGCTCTAGGAAATTATCTGGGCAAGAGGGTCAGATAGACATTCGAGAAAGCTTCCAAAAGATCACAGAAGATTTAGATACAAACAGAGTGTTATTTGAGAAAAAAGGAGCATTAAGCCCAAAGAAAAAAGCTTCAGGAACGCCAAAAAAGAACAATGCTGCTGTTGAAAGTCTGTGTATGAACATCTCAAACGATCAATCTGTGGTTACTTGTGTTACACCAAAAAAAGCATCGACCATGGATAAATTGGCAAAACCCGAATTGTCTATAACTGATATAAAGAACAGAATTAATAAATCAAGCAGACTCATGGAATTGAAAGCGTCTATTGCAAGGTTCAAAAACTGTGAACAAAAATTAgagaaattacaaaaacaaaatgaatcTAAAAAACCACAGATACAGAAATTTGAGAAGATTCAACTTGAAATACCAGTTAGGTAATATATTtaggataataaaaaaatttgtgtaatatttgcttatgttatttacattatttttttgcCATATTTGTTTCAGTCCACAGAAAACATACAAATCACCAAGTAAAATAGTATTAAGTCCTATGAAGAGTAAGGAATTATTTGCAGCCAGTCCTCAAaaacgaattttatttgaacCTAAGGAATCAACACCCAGTCCAGTGAAGGGTAGTCCAACAAAAACACCAGCTTATCAGCAGTATCTATCATTAGCTGAAAGTGGAACTCCTGCTTTGCCATTACCTTACCATTATAGATTTTTAGCAGAAGCATTTAGATGTGTAGACAcggtatatatttacataaaggAAATTCACATGCAATTAGTGCTTTTATTTTATGTGTATAATGTATTTGGTTCTTTAGGTTTCAGCAATGCTTTTTAATCGCAAAGaaacaataacatttaaaaAGTTGAAGCCTGCAGTTCAAGAATTATTGCGTAAAAACTTTACATTGGAACACGTAGCacaaattaaaactatttaccCAGATGCGTACATTTATCAGCAGGAGAAGTATCGCACATTTGGTTCTACATCCAAGCAAGATAAATATGAGCTAATTTTTACACCTATTGTTGAAGAGAAGACTGGAAGAAATACACCTGATGCAGATGATGTGTTGAAAACAGCTTCCGAAGTTAGTATGGGACCGAAAGTATTGTTGGATAGACGAAGAAAGTTCTATAACATTTTGCTGGGTAATAACAAATCAAATTaaacgtgaaatttcattttagttataatttaaaatcaattgtTTGCGTTTTAATTACAGATAAAGTGAAGGATGAGCATGAGAAATTCTTACTTAGTTTAGAGACTCCAATGCGTGTACCAAAGGAAAAGATTTTACGTTGGCATCCAGAGTTTAATGTTGAAAGTTGCAAATCGATTGAACAATCTGAATTGCCGCAGCCaccaaatatagaaaaaatattgactGCGAAGGATGTTCTTGGTAAGATTACTGTCACAACTTACcatctaatatttattaattttttgttactaACTTATTTGTTGTTAATCTCTTATATTTTTAGACAAAGCAAAGTCATTATTCAATTGTGGTACACGCATGGAAAAAGCATTGCAACGACTAGCTGAAGCAAAAATGACTTCAAAGTCATCTCCAGAGAGAGACGAGAACAGTGCAGTACAAACTGAAGATGGTATCCGGAAAGTTAATATTACCGTTGTGGATACACCACCCGCTACACCTACCACACAAAAGAATTTCGTTAGTATGTCATTTAAAGGCATACCAAAGGCCCTTTTAGAAAAggtaaaagttttatattaaaaatatgaggattaaaattaaaacaatacaatttacATAAAAGTGATAACTAGTATTTTTTGTTACCTTTTCTTAACAATATGTTTCTTATGTTAGGTTCGAGCAAAACAAGCAGCTAAAGCATTGGAAGCTATGACACGTACACCGGATGCTAATAAAGAAGCTGCCATGTATTCAAGGCTTCCAGAATTGAGCAAAATCCTGCGTAACATTTTTGTTGCCGAGAAGAAAAGTGTGTTGACTCTTGAATTCGTGATTGGAAAACTAGAGAATTCTTATAAATCAAAATTGAACCCCAACGAATTAGAAGAGCATATACGTTTGTTATGTAAACTACTACCCGTATGGACCAGTATACACAATGTTAGAAAAGTAGACTACTtgaaattgcaaaaagaagttGATCTAGGAAAGGTCGTTAAAAGATTAGAAATCATAGCTAATGATAAAGTAACATCTAAATGACAttaattgacaatataaaataatttttcccctTGTTTCGAATTTATGATTTATACAtgaatcattattaatattgatgataATTATTTCCTTGTATTTCACTGTGTTTGTTACAATCTATTATATTATCTCATCACATTTGCAATGAAtgttatttaatgtaattcaattcTGGTTCAAGGTGGTAAATGTAAGATTAGTTTCTCTAATGTGCACAAAATAAAACATACTCTTTCTTGTGCTCcttataattttaagtaaaattatcatattaagcaatatttcaatttttggttCAGTTCATGCTAttctttacaaaataatattgtaacatttacaGAGATAGAAATTAGCATCTAATTTGTGATTAAAACACtactttacaaaatattataacatatatgCACTTATTTTACCGTATTATGtttattctaatgaaatattcatattttgttacaaaatcatttttctttcgtaaactatgtattataattaatcaatttaataaaaacaatgtaacaaatagtaaaattaacgagaaagtataaaaatacttatcagccgaataataattattagtatgaatttatcattaaaaataatgatcgtTTAAAGAACATTTCTTATTTGTAGGAAATAATTTTTCCCTCCATTCAATTTATGGTAAAACAGATTGCTGCCTTATCATTGGTTATCCCAAATTTTCTAACCTCTACTACAAAATTGTTTGCTGTGTACGGTCCAAAAATagatcaattataaatattgaattttatgtaaataaacttGTAAATCATGTTTAtaacgaatatattatttaagaaaccTAAGAGCAAGTAAGTGTatgtcaattttttaataatataattgttaatatacATGTTAGGTTAATTTATATCTAGtcaaaatgtttcaatttatcatttatttacagacttgttcaaaatattaatcTGATAATTCAGACttgtaaacaaaattcttttcttgATTATTTTTACGTACATGTTTGCTTTTCAGTATctgatataaatatacaataggtgaatatgtatttctgatTTGCAGATTTATTTTAGTGTTGTTAGAAAGTGTAGCAAGTGGACATAAGTACGTGGTAAAAAGAGAAAGGTTAGCTGACAAGTTGGAAGTAGTACGTTTTGATCCCTATGGTACGTTgttaacatttttaacattttatttattaaatgcacttagaaaaagaaaataacttgGGGTTAGATTTTAAGAGTTGTTTAACTGTTTATatgaacataataataatacattataaaactaGCAGAAACATTCTAAGGACAAAAAATTTCAAGACTTTTGTGTTACATCACATTAGATTGCATggaaatttgattaaaagatTTGTTATGCCATGTATAACCATAAAC comes from Nomia melanderi isolate GNS246 chromosome 7, iyNomMela1, whole genome shotgun sequence and encodes:
- the mRpL33 gene encoding mitochondrial ribosomal protein L33, with protein sequence MFITNILFKKPKSKFILVLLESVASGHKYVVKRERLADKLEVVRFDPYVNTAVLYRELKKIRSI
- the dup gene encoding chromatin licensing and DNA replication factor double parked; translation: MSQPSVTAYFNTRKRQATDDLRSKAKVLLLERDQSKLANSQNRNSLNKDISESSESLTSIKEENTMVTSPKMILVSGKEVTNTRIVKSNSAVRNIQFDSSKPNTQKTSKSNPRVRAVRSRKLSGQEGQIDIRESFQKITEDLDTNRVLFEKKGALSPKKKASGTPKKNNAAVESLCMNISNDQSVVTCVTPKKASTMDKLAKPELSITDIKNRINKSSRLMELKASIARFKNCEQKLEKLQKQNESKKPQIQKFEKIQLEIPVSPQKTYKSPSKIVLSPMKSKELFAASPQKRILFEPKESTPSPVKGSPTKTPAYQQYLSLAESGTPALPLPYHYRFLAEAFRCVDTVSAMLFNRKETITFKKLKPAVQELLRKNFTLEHVAQIKTIYPDAYIYQQEKYRTFGSTSKQDKYELIFTPIVEEKTGRNTPDADDVLKTASEVSMGPKVLLDRRRKFYNILLDKVKDEHEKFLLSLETPMRVPKEKILRWHPEFNVESCKSIEQSELPQPPNIEKILTAKDVLDKAKSLFNCGTRMEKALQRLAEAKMTSKSSPERDENSAVQTEDGIRKVNITVVDTPPATPTTQKNFVSMSFKGIPKALLEKVRAKQAAKALEAMTRTPDANKEAAMYSRLPELSKILRNIFVAEKKSVLTLEFVIGKLENSYKSKLNPNELEEHIRLLCKLLPVWTSIHNVRKVDYLKLQKEVDLGKVVKRLEIIANDKVTSK